TTTGAAACAGGCCAGAGATTAACACAGTATACCATGGTAAATGTTCCGTGGGTCGGTCACATTATTTCATCTAGGTCTAGTGTCATTTGAACTGCAGGAATCGTGTCTTTCACTTGGTACAGTTCCATTTTGATTTGGATTTGAAGGTCCACCTGTAAATGCTTTAAATCAAACATGtgaagagtttataaagatgcaCAGTCTTTCCAAATTGCTCGTCTTTAAAAGTACACAACACCATTGGTCTAAAAAAAGTACTCGACAAACAGATTATCACACATCCTTGCAATGGAGCTTGAAGGTTTGTTGTTAGGCTGCACAGTATATTAGGCAGTGGAGCTAAGATTTTACTTTCACCCAGGTTAAGGGTCATAAAGCTGAATGTGCCCAAGCTCTAAAGCTGCATCATACACCACAACCACAAGTATCCTCCTTCATGCATATTGGCAAGGGAATAATCTGACTGCACTTTTTATTTTACAACTTTGCTTCTCCATAACCAAGTACCCAAAACGGATTGATAACTATGTAATACTCGATCATCAGTGTTTTGAgcaataagaaaaagaaagagagagaccAGAGACCAGTTTTATTTCTCTTTATCGCCCACCGGAAGAAGATGGAGAGACTGAGGGGGCGGTAAAAAAAGCAAAAGTGGTTTTGCGATCTCGATAAACCATGAATCAAGAGAaggatggtggtgatgatgattctAAAAGCAAAAGCAAAGCAGCTGTTATTCAAACAGCAAAAACAGAATCAAAGATTGAATATGAGAAACAAGGAAAGAGGGGTTTTAGGGGTTTTggtactgatgatgatgatgatgatgatgagaaggAGAATAAGAtggaaaagatggaagaagacaaTGGTGGAATTAAAGAGATTGAGGAGGGCTTATTAGGAAAAGGTGAATCAGATTCAGTAGAGGAGGAGACTAAAGAGGTAAACTCTATTATTACTGCTGCTACAGAAACAGTAATaaaaagaggaagaggaagacctaagaagaagaacaaggcagTAGTGCTGCTGGAAAACACTAACAAAATGTTGAATAATAAGGTATTTTTGAATTGATTCTCTCTTTTTGATCCATTGATTTTGATTACAGAAATTGATTCTCTCttcattgattgattgattttgattataGAAATTAGATTTTGGATGTTGATTTTGAATGATTATGGTGTAATTATTGTTCTAAACAGGTCAACCAAGTGGATGAGGTGGAAAAGAGGGAAGAAGATGGAGGAATTGAGGAGATTGAGGGTTTAGCAGCGAAAGGAGAATTAGATTCAGTAGAGTGCATCAAGGAGGATGACTTTATTGCTAAAGAAACAGTAATcaaaagaggaagaggaagacaaCCTCATTCTGATGAACAGACAAGAAAGAAAAGAGGGAGACCAAAGAAGGTTGTGGTGCCACTGGAAAATACAAACAGGATGAATGATGTGagcttttaacttttttttttttttttttttttgattgatttgtttgtaggAATTCGTATTCTTGATTTTGTATGTGGAGTTCAATGTCGATGCTATAATTGTTGTAAACAGGTGGAGGAGGAGAAAGAGAATGAAAAGGGgattaagaagatgaaaatgggGGAAGAAAATGGAACTGAGGAGACTAAGGAGGATTTAGGAAATGGGGAATTAGATTCAGTAGAGTGCGTCAATGAGGAGATAAAAGGGGAGAGCTCCATTGCTAAAGAAACAAAAAGAGGAAGGGGAAGACCTAAGAAGGTGATGCTATTGGACCCAAATACAAACAAGATGAATCAAGTGAGCTTCTTAATTCTCTCgttttgattgatttgtttgtagaaatttggttttgaattcgTGATTTTGTATGTGGATTTCGGTGTTGAGGGTTAGATTTTAATTTGTTAATAGGTGAATGAAGAGGAGGGGGAGAAGGTAATATGTCATCACACGGCAAGCACCGaccaaacaagaagaaaaagaggaaCACCAAAGAAGGTGGAGATATCGGAAGATACAAACAAGATGAATAGAGTgagcattttaattctttctttGCTAATATAAATTGGGTTTCAAATTGGTGATTTTCAATGTGGATTTTGAATGATGATGCTAGAATTGTTTGTAAACAGGTGAACCAAGTGGAGGAGAAGGTAAGGTGTCATCAGTGCGGTAAGAACGATGAAGAGGAATATGTTTGTTGTACAAAATGTCAAGTTAAAGTATATTGCATTGGTTGCATTGGAAATTGGTAAGATCGAATTGAAGCTTGTTTTCTGAGTTCTCATTGTTCTTTTCATGTTTGTGGTTCATTCTGATATGCTAAGGAAATTACTCCTAGTCTTGTTTTTCAAATTATAGATTGAGAATTAAAAATTTGGATTGGGGCATGATCATAATACGTATTTGTGGCgggttgtttttattgtggagtATAGGTATCCAAAGTTTTCGCCTGAAGCTATTGCACAGTCTTGCCCATTTTGTCGTGATAATTGCAATTGCATAAAATGTTTGCGTTCATGTATAACGCCCAAGGTTTGATATGCTTTTTCACTTATTTTCTTTATCTGTGTTAAAAATTGACCTTCTGGAATTTTAATATGTGTTTATTTCTTTCTACCATGTGTAGAACTTGAAGAGTCAGGAAATGATGATGAAAAACAGGGAGGAAAATGGAATTGATGAGATTAAGGAGGGgtcaggaaaaagaaaaagaggaaatccAGAGAAGGCGGTGCTACTTGAGAACGCAAAGAATAAAGGTAGGGGTTTAATTGAtgagcaaagaagaagaaaaagaggaaggCCAAAGAAGGTGGTGCTAGCagaaaatacaacaaagaagGGCAGTGATTTAAGTGATGAGCAAACAGGAAGAAAAAGAGTAAGACCAAAGAAGGTGGTGCTACTGGAAGTTACAAAGAAGAAGGGTAGGGATTTAAGTGATGAGCAAACCATAAGAAAAAGAGGAAGACCAAAGAAGGTGGTGCTAGAGGAAAACACAATGATGAAGGGCACAAATTTAATCGATAagcaaacaagaagaaaaagaggaagatCAAAGAAGGTGGTTCTACTGGAAATTTCAAAGAAGAAAGGTAGCGATGAACAAACATAAGAAAAAGAGGAAGACCAAAGGAGGTTGTGCTCCTGGAAATTACAAAGAAGAAGGGTAGCGATTTGAGTGATGAGCaaacaagaaaaaagagaggAAGGCCAAAGAAGGTGGTTCTACTGGAAAACATACAGAAGAGGAATGATGtgagttatttatttatttttatttttttgtgattGATTTATGCATAGAAATTCAGTTTTGACTTTCAATTACGTGATGTTAAATTTATTGTTGTGAATAAATAAACAGGTGAGTGAAGTGGAGGTGGAGAAGAAAAGGTGTCATCAGTGTACGAACGGTAGAGAGGAATATGTTTGTTGCGGAAAATGCAAAGTGAAAGTATATTGCTTGCGTTGCATTCAGAGTTGGTAAGATCACCTTGGAGCTTGtttcttaattttgattttctttttgatgatTTAATGTTTGTGGTTAATTCTATTATGCCAAGGAAATGAACCATTATCTTGTTTGTTCAAATTATAGTTCAAGAACTAATAGTTTGCAATGGGAGATCAATTAACATCTCCTGGTTGTTGTTTTCTCTTTCTGTGGAGTATAGGTATCCGAAATATTCGGCTGAAGCAATTGCAGATTCTTGCCCATTTTGTCGTGGAAACTGCAATTGCAAAGCATGCTTGCGGTCATTCAAAGTGCTTAAGGTTGATATTTTATTGCACTTTGTGTTATCTTTGTCGGTGCTACGAATTGACATTCTGGAGTTTTAATATGTTTATTTCTATCTATGATGTGTAGAATTTAAAGAGACAAGGAATGGAGATGGATGCAGACGAGAAGCTTAACTGCTGTAAATATATGTTACGAGCTCTATTACCCATCCTGAAACTAATTCATGAAGAACAAGATATGGAAAGAGTAGCGGAGGCAAATATACAAGGTGCTTTACATAACCTTGTTCATTGTTTCCCCGTTTTTGTTGTCCGATTTTAGAGTCTTCTAAAttacatatattttttttactGAGTTATCTACAATTAGATGTTTGTAACGAGTGTCTGTTGTGAACTTGAGACACATTCTTGTCAGATCAAATGTATAAATGTGTGCATCCATGGTGGATTTGGCTGATCTGCATCGCAAAATTTATGCAActcgttttcattttttttccttttctgataGCTACTGTGTTCGTGCAGGAGTAAGAGTTCCAGATTTGGAGATAAAACAGACTTCTTGTGAACCAGATGACCGTTTCTACTGGTGAGGCTTTCCTTGCGAGGAACATATTCTATTTTTGCTCCCTTTAATACATTCTACTAACAGACTGAATTTAACCCATGACACATGAGCAGTAACAACTGCAGTACTTCAATTGTCGATTTTTATCGGAGCTGCACACACTGTTCTTATGATCTATGCCTGAATTGCTGTCGTGAAATCCGTGGTGGTTCTTTACAAGGAGATTGTCGAGAATTAATTACGAAGCATGGCGACAAACAAGAATCTGGGTGGCAAATGGGGAGTAATGGTAGCATCCCTTGCTTGTCTAAAGAAGTCGATGCTTGCGATTCTGGTCATCTAGAGCTGAAGCATATTCTTCCAGAAAACTGGGTTTCAGAGCTGAAGCAGAAAGCAGAAGAACTAGCAGAGAAATACAAACTCTTAGATGTTCCTGCAACCCCTGCACATAAATGCTCCTGTTTCAATTCTGCCGGCTCTATTGACTTGGAAAACAGTAATTTGCGGATATCATCTTGTCGTGAAGATTATGATGACAATCATCTGTACTGTCCATCAGGTAGTGATATGCAGCATGGGGACATGGAGCACTTTCAAAAGCATTGGATGAAAGGTGAGCCGGTAATTGTCCGGAATGTTGTGGATCTTACGGATGGCCTGAGCTGGGAGCCAATGGTTATGTGGCGTGCATTGCGCCAGGTAACAAACCCCAGCAAGTCCAAGGATCCATCGTCCTTAACAGCAAAGGCCATCGAATGCCTGAATTGGTGTGAGGTTGGTTTCATTGCTCTCAACTCTGACACTCTTTTAATTTATATGCTCATGACCTTGAGTTTTGTATTTTTTATGTGCAGATTAATctgaaagaatttttcagaggctaTTCAGAAGGTCGGAGACACCTCAACTCTTGGCCTGAGATGCTCAAACTGATGGATTGGCCACCATCGAATTTCTTGGAGGAACGCTTGCCACGCCATGGTGCTGAATTCATTAGTTCCTTGCCATATCAGGGGTACACAAACCCGAAGAGTGGATTTCTTAATCTTGCAACAAAATTGCCAGAGGATGCTGTGAAGCCGGACTTGGGGCCCAAGGCATACATTGCTTATGGGTATGGCGAAGAACTCGGCCGTGGTGATTCTGTAACAAAACTTCATTGCGACTTGTCTGATGCGGTATGTTTACTTCTATTGAGTTTGCACACTGACGTTCATTCTTTGTCATATATGTCAGTCTACACATACTCTGAAGAATTTTGCTAATTAGTGTTTCTTGCATCTGGCATAGGTGAATGTCTTGATGCATACTGGGGAAGTTTCTCTTGATGCTCGACAACGTTCTGCTATGAAGGCTTTGAAAAAGACATACAAGGCCCTAGATGAAAAAGAGCTTTTTGTGACTTCTCCCGAGTCAAATTTTGAAGCATCTATATCTGAGAATGGTGGGTCATGTGCTGCTCCTTCAAACCATGAACAAACTAAGTCTGACCTTAATCGTGGAGAAGAAGAGTCTTGTATTGTCGGCTGTGGCCCAGCTACCAGTGGTTTGGGTGTAACACAAAAGGATGCATGTGAAGTTCAGGCGGTGGACAGTTTGGATCTTAATATGGATGTTAATCTCCAAGTAGACGACAACCTGGCTTCATTGGAGACAAATGAAGTGGAAATGTGCATGGTTCATTCTAGAAATAAGGTTTCGGATACGAAAGATCATGCAGACCAACAACATGGGGAAGCTGAGGTCAACAATAATGAGAACAAGTTGAGTGAAGAACAGAGTAACCTTGATGGCTTGGAGAAGAGTAATGGTGGTGCTCTTTGGGATATCTTCCGCAGGCAAGATGTTCCAAAACTTCaggaatatcttagaaaccattcCAAAGAGTTCAGGCACATAAATGGTTCTCCTGTAGAAAAGGTAATTACAGATCCATTTTATTCATACAAACCTGTTCTTACACTCATTGTCGACATCACATTAAAATGGAAAATATTGCTGTTTTGAGGTAATCGATATGCCTGATACATCAAGCAAGTTTTTTGAGATCCATCTGTATC
This is a stretch of genomic DNA from Papaver somniferum cultivar HN1 chromosome 1, ASM357369v1, whole genome shotgun sequence. It encodes these proteins:
- the LOC113313133 gene encoding lysine-specific demethylase JMJ25-like; the encoded protein is MEMDADEKLNCCKYMLRALLPILKLIHEEQDMERVAEANIQGVRVPDLEIKQTSCEPDDRFYCNNCSTSIVDFYRSCTHCSYDLCLNCCREIRGGSLQGDCRELITKHGDKQESGWQMGSNGSIPCLSKEVDACDSGHLELKHILPENWVSELKQKAEELAEKYKLLDVPATPAHKCSCFNSAGSIDLENSNLRISSCREDYDDNHLYCPSGSDMQHGDMEHFQKHWMKGEPVIVRNVVDLTDGLSWEPMVMWRALRQVTNPSKSKDPSSLTAKAIECLNWCEINLKEFFRGYSEGRRHLNSWPEMLKLMDWPPSNFLEERLPRHGAEFISSLPYQGYTNPKSGFLNLATKLPEDAVKPDLGPKAYIAYGYGEELGRGDSVTKLHCDLSDAVNVLMHTGEVSLDARQRSAMKALKKTYKALDEKELFVTSPESNFEASISENGGSCAAPSNHEQTKSDLNRGEEESCIVGCGPATSGLGVTQKDACEVQAVDSLDLNMDVNLQVDDNLASLETNEVEMCMVHSRNKVSDTKDHADQQHGEAEVNNNENKLSEEQSNLDGLEKSNGGALWDIFRRQDVPKLQEYLRNHSKEFRHINGSPVEKVIHPIYDQTFYLSAKHKRALKEEFGIEPWTFVQELGEAVLIPAGCLHQVRNLKSCLKVAVDFVSPENVLECVRLTEDFRLLPKGHKGNEDKLEVKKMTLHTISQVVNELEQLIKSEDTKSTLSDPDPKLNPLTIEMP